The following proteins are co-located in the Candidatus Paceibacterota bacterium genome:
- a CDS encoding efflux RND transporter periplasmic adaptor subunit: protein MMTSIPGLIGAVLATAVALLTGCSKQGEPDGHHDHAGHNHAQAHASANAKALAAGSKCAAHGAPKALCFICDASLRDKARPWCNEHGRYEDRCWGCHPEAQDKNRAYCEEHFLYEDECFLCRPELKGKVGPTTAADAALMCAEHGVPEAECGICHPEMAGNLKPGEGTMVRLPAADSAGIVGVELAPATVGQIAESIECYAELAFNQNRLAQVAAPVGGILQSVDVDLGARVEEKQTVARIWSAAIAEAVAKAVLSHQTLDREQKLRADRVSSERDLQQAEAEHRAACQQLRMLGFTEEQINLLGQKPQEQVLVEVRAPFGGEIVERSAVRGALVETGKSLFMLADRSTMWAMLNIPEAALARVKVGQAVELRVEGLPGRTFEGKLTWIAAEVDERSRMARARAEIPNPEGVLRARMFAKARILAGTAEDAVLLPSSAICAVEGKPFVFVKLEDDLYEARAVAIGVKFEGRQEVLEGLKPGEKVVVNRGFALKSQWLSSRMGAGCAH from the coding sequence ATGATGACCAGTATTCCCGGGTTAATCGGTGCGGTGCTCGCGACCGCAGTAGCGCTGCTAACGGGTTGCTCCAAGCAAGGCGAGCCCGACGGACACCATGACCACGCAGGCCACAACCACGCTCAGGCGCATGCCTCTGCCAACGCCAAGGCGCTTGCGGCAGGGTCCAAATGTGCCGCCCACGGCGCCCCTAAAGCGCTGTGCTTCATCTGCGACGCCAGCCTGCGGGACAAGGCCCGGCCCTGGTGCAACGAGCACGGCCGTTATGAGGATCGCTGCTGGGGCTGTCATCCCGAGGCGCAAGACAAGAATCGCGCTTACTGCGAGGAGCACTTCCTTTACGAGGACGAGTGCTTTCTCTGCCGGCCCGAGTTGAAGGGTAAAGTCGGACCAACCACGGCGGCTGACGCGGCCCTCATGTGTGCGGAGCATGGCGTGCCTGAGGCGGAATGCGGCATCTGCCACCCCGAAATGGCCGGGAATCTCAAACCGGGTGAAGGGACAATGGTGCGGCTGCCGGCGGCGGATTCGGCGGGCATTGTCGGGGTCGAGTTGGCCCCGGCAACCGTGGGGCAAATCGCGGAGAGCATCGAATGCTACGCCGAGCTGGCGTTCAACCAGAACCGGTTGGCGCAGGTCGCGGCGCCGGTGGGGGGCATCCTGCAATCGGTGGACGTGGACCTGGGCGCCAGGGTGGAAGAGAAGCAGACCGTGGCGAGGATCTGGTCGGCGGCGATCGCGGAGGCGGTGGCCAAGGCGGTCCTGAGCCACCAGACGCTCGATCGCGAGCAGAAGCTACGAGCGGACAGGGTATCGTCGGAGCGAGACCTACAGCAAGCCGAGGCGGAGCACCGGGCGGCGTGCCAGCAACTGCGGATGCTGGGGTTCACCGAGGAGCAGATTAACCTGCTGGGGCAGAAGCCCCAGGAGCAGGTGCTGGTAGAAGTGCGCGCCCCCTTCGGAGGGGAGATTGTGGAACGCAGCGCGGTGCGCGGAGCGTTGGTGGAGACAGGGAAGTCCCTGTTCATGCTGGCGGACCGCTCGACGATGTGGGCAATGCTGAACATACCCGAGGCGGCGCTGGCGCGGGTGAAGGTGGGGCAGGCAGTCGAACTGCGCGTCGAGGGGCTGCCGGGGCGGACTTTCGAGGGGAAGCTGACGTGGATTGCCGCGGAGGTTGACGAGCGGAGCCGGATGGCGCGGGCGCGCGCAGAAATACCCAACCCGGAAGGGGTGTTGCGCGCGCGAATGTTCGCCAAGGCACGCATCCTGGCGGGGACGGCGGAGGACGCGGTGCTGCTGCCCAGCTCGGCCATTTGCGCCGTCGAGGGCAAACCGTTCGTGTTCGTGAAGCTGGAGGATGACCTGTACGAGGCCCGGGCGGTGGCGATTGGGGTCAAGTTCGAGGGGCGGCAGGAGGTTCTGGAGGGGCTGAAGCCCGGGGAAAAGGTAGTAGTGAATCGGGGGTTTGCACTCAAGTCGCAGTGGCTGAGCTCACGCATGGGCGCGGGCTGCGCGCACTAA
- a CDS encoding TolC family protein gives MKRKNGCEWPLLLAVALGSASALSVMSQETQSGSGTNVLTLKDAIGLALTSNPQLRAAGSHIGSAAGRAYQSKLWPNPELELSAEDWPASGGGGFTDAKKLVGMAQTLPFPGKKKLDGQIGRLGVRTSEATYELRRVELVREVKAAFYEVLATRRQVEVARELVSVAESSAATARKRVDAGAAADQEQLRAEITLEQARTELLGFEREEEMAREKLAHLLGRPDLREASLSGTLAEMVDLGLLKEKPAHWLARHPEVAAARAGKQRAETEVRRARLEPYPDVTLGAAGGEDSGNGGSIVQFSLSVPVPLIDRSKGRRMEAQANVVGADAELAATEQRLLQEWGIASRRLRTAAEQAANYRDRILPRGEEALRLVRRGFEEGKFGFIDLLDTQRTAAEVRLAYQRKLLELNVAQADVEALLARVPGKPGASYSAQNQPK, from the coding sequence ATGAAACGAAAGAACGGATGTGAATGGCCACTGCTCCTGGCGGTGGCGCTGGGAAGCGCGAGCGCGCTGTCGGTAATGAGCCAGGAAACTCAGTCCGGATCGGGCACCAATGTCCTAACGCTGAAGGACGCCATCGGACTAGCGCTAACCAGCAACCCGCAGCTTCGCGCCGCGGGCAGCCACATCGGCAGCGCCGCCGGACGCGCCTACCAGTCGAAGCTCTGGCCCAATCCCGAGCTGGAGTTGAGCGCGGAGGATTGGCCGGCGAGTGGTGGTGGTGGTTTCACGGATGCCAAGAAGCTGGTGGGAATGGCACAGACGCTCCCATTTCCCGGCAAGAAGAAGCTCGACGGGCAGATCGGCAGACTGGGGGTCCGGACAAGCGAAGCGACATATGAACTACGGCGAGTCGAGCTGGTGCGGGAAGTCAAGGCGGCATTCTATGAGGTGCTGGCGACGAGGCGGCAGGTGGAAGTGGCGCGGGAATTGGTGTCAGTGGCGGAATCGTCGGCGGCGACGGCGCGGAAGCGGGTGGACGCCGGGGCGGCGGCGGACCAAGAGCAGTTGCGAGCGGAGATCACGCTGGAGCAGGCCCGGACGGAGTTGCTGGGCTTTGAGCGGGAGGAGGAGATGGCGCGCGAGAAGCTGGCCCACCTCCTGGGGCGGCCCGACCTGAGGGAAGCCTCCCTGTCGGGGACGCTGGCCGAAATGGTGGATTTGGGGCTGCTGAAGGAGAAGCCGGCACACTGGCTGGCGCGGCATCCCGAAGTCGCGGCAGCGCGGGCCGGCAAACAACGGGCGGAGACGGAGGTGCGACGGGCGAGGCTGGAGCCATATCCGGACGTGACGCTGGGAGCGGCAGGGGGTGAGGACTCGGGCAACGGGGGTTCGATTGTTCAATTCAGCCTCAGCGTGCCGGTGCCGCTCATTGACCGTTCCAAAGGCAGGCGGATGGAGGCGCAGGCCAACGTGGTGGGCGCGGATGCGGAGCTGGCGGCGACCGAGCAGCGGTTGCTCCAGGAGTGGGGCATCGCGAGCCGACGGCTGCGCACCGCCGCCGAGCAGGCAGCCAATTACCGCGACCGGATTCTGCCCCGGGGCGAGGAGGCGTTGCGGCTGGTGCGCCGCGGCTTCGAGGAAGGGAAGTTCGGCTTCATTGACCTGCTGGACACGCAGCGGACAGCCGCCGAGGTGCGGCTAGCCTACCAGCGGAAGTTGCTGGAGCTGAACGTCGCACAGGCGGACGTGGAGGCGCTGCTGGCGCGGGTGCCGGGCAAACCCGGCGCGAGCTACAGCGCTCAGAACCAACCCAAGTAA
- the fabD gene encoding ACP S-malonyltransferase, whose product MSKTALLFAGQGAQVVGMGHNLAQVSPAARAWFDRANAALGYDLASVCFDGPEPELTKTENAQPGIFLVSWVAFELLKERVPELTFQAAAGLSLGEFTALTAAGAMNFEDGLRIVRQRGKFMQEACEATRGGMAAVIGLDEGPTREVCAQAGVALANLNCPGQIVISGAADQIARACELAKAKGAKRALPLPVAGAYHSPLMASAQPKLEAELVQVALAAPVVPVIANVTAGPHGGPEAIRARLVEQVTSSVRWEDSMRYLVGQGCTRFIELGPGKALSGFLKRIDKTVQIFNVEDLASLETTIQALRAA is encoded by the coding sequence ATGAGCAAGACCGCGTTGTTATTTGCAGGGCAGGGCGCACAAGTCGTGGGCATGGGGCACAACCTGGCGCAGGTAAGCCCCGCGGCCAGAGCGTGGTTTGACCGCGCTAACGCCGCACTCGGCTACGACTTGGCCTCCGTATGCTTCGATGGGCCGGAGCCAGAGCTGACCAAGACCGAGAACGCGCAGCCGGGGATCTTCCTGGTAAGCTGGGTGGCGTTTGAGTTGCTCAAGGAACGCGTTCCAGAACTGACTTTCCAGGCTGCTGCGGGCTTGTCCCTCGGTGAGTTTACCGCGCTGACCGCAGCGGGCGCGATGAATTTCGAAGACGGCTTGAGGATTGTGCGTCAGCGCGGAAAGTTCATGCAGGAGGCCTGCGAAGCCACCCGCGGCGGCATGGCGGCCGTGATCGGTTTGGACGAAGGGCCGACGCGCGAGGTCTGCGCTCAAGCGGGCGTTGCGCTCGCGAACCTGAACTGCCCCGGTCAAATCGTAATTTCAGGAGCCGCAGATCAGATCGCGCGAGCCTGCGAACTGGCCAAAGCTAAAGGCGCCAAGCGGGCTTTACCGCTCCCCGTGGCTGGCGCATATCATTCCCCGCTCATGGCCAGCGCGCAGCCGAAATTGGAGGCTGAGCTGGTGCAAGTTGCTCTGGCTGCGCCTGTCGTTCCGGTCATCGCCAATGTTACAGCGGGACCCCACGGGGGGCCCGAGGCCATCCGTGCCCGATTAGTCGAGCAGGTCACTTCGTCCGTGCGTTGGGAGGATTCCATGCGGTATCTGGTTGGTCAGGGGTGCACGCGCTTCATCGAACTCGGACCGGGAAAAGCCTTGAGCGGCTTCCTCAAACGCATTGACAAAACCGTGCAAATCTTCAACGTCGAAGACCTTGCGAGTCTGGAAACAACCATCCAGGCTCTCCGGGCGGCATGA
- the fabG gene encoding 3-oxoacyl-[acyl-carrier-protein] reductase, with amino-acid sequence MNELASQVAVVTGAGRGIGQAIALKLASAGADLACVDLQLEFCAETVQKVQALGRKAWAFAANVSDATSVETATDQILTAAGKADILVNNAGITRDGLIMRMSEADWDAVLDINLKGTFLVTKAFSRSFLKQRSGRIINIASVIGLIGNAGQCNYGASKAGVIGFTKSAARELASRGVTVNAIAPGFIETAMTAKISPEARETLLKQIPLGSLGQPEDIADAVLFLAGPGARYITGQVLPVDGGMAM; translated from the coding sequence ATGAACGAACTAGCCAGTCAAGTAGCGGTGGTGACCGGTGCCGGCCGTGGCATTGGCCAGGCCATTGCCTTGAAACTCGCCAGTGCTGGCGCGGACCTCGCCTGCGTGGATTTGCAGCTCGAGTTCTGCGCTGAGACAGTGCAAAAGGTGCAGGCGCTTGGCCGCAAAGCCTGGGCCTTTGCCGCCAACGTATCCGACGCGACCAGCGTGGAAACCGCCACCGACCAGATCCTGACTGCCGCCGGAAAGGCTGACATCCTCGTGAATAACGCTGGCATCACAAGGGACGGATTGATTATGCGCATGAGCGAGGCGGACTGGGACGCGGTGCTGGACATTAATCTGAAGGGTACATTCCTGGTCACCAAGGCCTTCTCCCGCAGCTTTCTGAAGCAGCGTTCGGGCCGTATTATCAATATCGCATCCGTTATCGGTCTCATCGGCAACGCTGGCCAGTGCAATTATGGGGCCAGCAAGGCAGGGGTGATCGGTTTTACCAAGTCGGCCGCCCGCGAGTTGGCGAGCCGGGGTGTTACCGTCAACGCCATCGCGCCGGGCTTCATCGAGACCGCCATGACCGCCAAGATTAGCCCCGAAGCGCGCGAGACGCTCTTGAAACAAATTCCGCTGGGCAGTCTGGGCCAGCCGGAAGATATCGCCGACGCTGTTCTGTTCCTGGCCGGCCCCGGCGCCCGCTATATCACCGGCCAAGTCCTGCCAGTGGACGGCGGGATGGCAATGTAA
- the acpP gene encoding acyl carrier protein, whose amino-acid sequence MAEKTIEQRVKDIIVEQLGVNADQVTPDAKFIEDLGADSLDTVELVMALEEEFGSEIPDEQAEKLQSVGDVIKYIEDLQQK is encoded by the coding sequence ATGGCTGAGAAAACTATTGAGCAACGAGTTAAGGATATCATTGTCGAGCAGTTGGGCGTGAACGCTGACCAGGTCACTCCCGACGCCAAGTTCATCGAGGACCTCGGGGCGGATTCGCTCGACACCGTGGAATTGGTCATGGCGCTGGAAGAAGAATTTGGCAGCGAGATTCCTGACGAACAGGCGGAGAAACTCCAAAGCGTGGGCGATGTGATCAAATACATCGAAGACCTCCAGCAGAAGTAA
- the fabF gene encoding beta-ketoacyl-ACP synthase II, with protein MASNWTERRVVITGLGVVTPLGHELGTFWQNILAGRCGISKITRFDPSEYDSQIAAEVRDFDPNPALPSPKEVRRTDRFSQFGVYAAWQALRDSGLDLDRVNRDEIGVFIGSGIGGLQTVSEQCKVLLERGPDRLSAFMIPMLISNMASGLFSMYYRLRGPNFATCSACATSNHALGEAWRTIKMGDAQVMFAGGAEATIVPIGIGGFCAMKALSTRNDDPVHASRPFDKERDGFVMGEGAGMLVLEELEHARKRGARIYCELAGYGNTADAHHVTAPTPGGEGAARCMQMALRNGNLRPEDISYINAHGTSTPQGDIAETQAIKAVFGQHARKLAVSSTKGATGHMLGAAGAVEMIVCTKVIETSIVPPTINYTVPDPDCDLDYVPNTARQMKVEAILNNSFGFGGHNASLLAKKFNG; from the coding sequence ATGGCTAGCAACTGGACCGAGCGACGAGTTGTCATTACCGGGTTGGGAGTGGTGACTCCATTGGGTCATGAACTCGGCACCTTTTGGCAAAACATCCTCGCCGGGCGGTGTGGTATCAGCAAGATCACTCGCTTCGATCCCTCAGAGTACGACAGCCAAATTGCTGCGGAAGTAAGAGACTTCGATCCCAATCCTGCGCTGCCGTCACCCAAAGAAGTCCGCCGAACGGATCGTTTCTCTCAATTCGGTGTGTATGCCGCTTGGCAGGCATTACGCGACTCGGGCCTGGACCTCGACCGCGTAAACCGCGACGAGATCGGCGTGTTTATCGGCTCTGGCATCGGCGGGCTGCAGACTGTGTCTGAGCAATGCAAGGTTCTGCTGGAACGCGGGCCGGACCGGCTGTCGGCCTTCATGATTCCTATGCTCATCTCGAACATGGCCTCGGGCCTGTTCTCGATGTACTACAGGCTCAGGGGCCCTAATTTCGCTACTTGCTCGGCTTGCGCCACCTCCAACCACGCCCTTGGCGAGGCGTGGCGGACCATCAAGATGGGGGACGCGCAGGTCATGTTCGCCGGTGGCGCTGAGGCTACCATCGTTCCCATCGGTATTGGCGGGTTCTGTGCCATGAAGGCGCTCAGCACTCGCAACGACGATCCCGTGCACGCCTCCCGGCCGTTCGACAAGGAGCGTGATGGCTTTGTCATGGGCGAGGGGGCTGGCATGCTCGTCCTCGAAGAACTGGAGCATGCCAGGAAGCGCGGCGCCAGAATCTACTGTGAGCTCGCCGGCTACGGCAATACCGCGGACGCCCATCACGTCACTGCCCCCACACCAGGGGGCGAAGGTGCCGCCCGCTGCATGCAAATGGCCCTCCGCAACGGCAACCTGCGACCCGAGGACATCTCCTACATAAACGCCCACGGCACCTCCACTCCCCAGGGTGACATCGCAGAAACGCAAGCCATTAAGGCCGTCTTTGGCCAGCACGCTCGCAAACTCGCCGTCAGCTCGACAAAAGGGGCAACCGGCCACATGCTGGGCGCCGCCGGTGCAGTTGAGATGATCGTCTGCACCAAAGTAATTGAGACCAGCATTGTACCGCCGACCATCAATTACACGGTGCCCGATCCCGATTGCGATCTGGACTACGTCCCCAACACTGCCCGCCAGATGAAGGTCGAGGCCATTCTCAATAACTCGTTCGGGTTTGGTGGCCACAACGCCAGCCTCCTGGCGAAGAAGTTCAACGGCTGA
- the hrpB gene encoding ATP-dependent helicase HrpB yields the protein MAERLPIYEIERPLVAKLRETRRLIVSAPTGSGKSTQVPQMLLDHGLLGAGQVVILQPRRLAARLLAARVAWERNCKLGCDVGYQIRFENVTSTDTRIRFVTEGLLLRQMIQDPRLRGVAALIFDEFHERHLYGDVTLARALDLQETERPDLKILVMSATLDTARLEHYMEPCQLLESQGRTYPVEIEYAVKPAYLDKRPVWEQAAATFVDFVRSGGPGDVLVFMPGSFEIAQTIEAIRRCNEARDFRLLPLHGELSAHDQDAAIARYEQRKVVVATNVAETSLTIDGIRCVIDSGLARIPRYDPYRGINTLLVDKISRAAADQRAGRAGRTSPGTCLRLWSREEHSHRVAQELPEIKRLDLAEVVLTLKAAGIENLRSFRWFDTPEPQALAHAEVILTDLGALKSTHHKLSLTPIGRKMLAFPLHPRYARMLLAAQHYGCVWQACLLAALTQGRDLLLRNVDSETIRHREDLVGENSASDFLLLMRVWRHTYASDFRPETCRQLGVHAATARQVGPLFEQFLEIARREGLDTTQRQVSNTALHKCILIGFSDRVARRLDSGTLRCELVHGRRGTLARESMVRQNQLFVAAEVREVGGNDKGVQTLLSLATAIEEEWLRELFPDDLSAAQRVYYDANTRRVLAEEQVRFRDLAIGTRRVESPPADAAAGLLTDEVLAGRLILKDWDETVEQWILRLNLLSQWCPELTLPHIGQEERRHLVEQVCHGSFTGKDLKDKPIKSIVHSWLTSAQQALVVKHAPERLALSNGRPAKVVYEPGKLPHIALRIQQLFGVNTTPLIAMGRVPVLLHILAPNNRPVQITQDLRGFWREHYPKIKQELRRKYPKHEWR from the coding sequence ATGGCGGAACGACTGCCAATTTACGAGATCGAGCGACCGCTAGTGGCCAAACTTCGGGAGACCCGCAGGCTGATCGTGTCCGCACCCACTGGCTCAGGCAAGTCTACCCAAGTCCCGCAGATGCTGCTGGATCATGGCTTACTCGGGGCGGGCCAGGTTGTGATCCTTCAACCGCGGCGACTGGCTGCACGGCTGCTGGCAGCGCGGGTTGCCTGGGAGCGCAACTGCAAACTCGGCTGCGACGTCGGCTACCAGATACGTTTCGAAAACGTCACCAGCACCGACACCCGCATTCGTTTCGTTACCGAGGGTCTGCTGTTGCGGCAGATGATCCAGGATCCACGGTTGCGAGGGGTTGCGGCGCTCATCTTCGACGAGTTTCACGAACGCCACCTCTATGGCGATGTGACTCTGGCCCGGGCCCTGGACCTGCAGGAAACCGAGCGGCCCGACCTGAAGATTCTCGTGATGTCGGCAACTCTCGATACTGCGCGGTTGGAGCATTACATGGAGCCGTGTCAACTCCTCGAATCGCAGGGACGCACATACCCGGTCGAGATAGAATACGCGGTTAAACCCGCTTACCTTGACAAGCGTCCAGTGTGGGAGCAGGCGGCAGCAACGTTTGTGGACTTCGTCCGCTCGGGCGGCCCGGGCGATGTGCTGGTATTCATGCCGGGCAGCTTCGAGATTGCGCAGACGATTGAGGCCATCCGCCGTTGCAACGAGGCCCGCGACTTCCGGTTGCTGCCGCTGCATGGGGAACTATCTGCGCATGACCAGGACGCCGCCATCGCCCGCTATGAGCAGCGCAAAGTCGTTGTTGCCACCAACGTAGCGGAGACCTCTCTGACCATTGACGGCATCCGATGCGTAATAGATAGCGGGCTGGCCCGAATCCCGCGATACGATCCATATCGTGGCATCAACACACTTCTGGTCGACAAGATCAGCCGCGCTGCCGCCGACCAGCGCGCGGGCCGTGCGGGTCGCACTTCGCCGGGCACCTGCCTACGCCTCTGGTCGCGGGAGGAGCATTCGCATCGCGTAGCGCAAGAACTGCCTGAAATCAAGCGGCTGGACCTCGCTGAAGTGGTCCTGACCTTGAAAGCCGCCGGTATCGAAAACCTGCGCAGCTTCCGCTGGTTCGACACCCCTGAACCGCAAGCTTTGGCTCACGCCGAAGTAATTTTGACCGATCTGGGCGCCCTAAAGTCTACCCACCATAAACTCTCCCTTACCCCCATAGGCCGGAAGATGCTGGCCTTCCCGCTCCACCCACGTTATGCACGCATGTTGCTTGCCGCACAGCACTACGGTTGCGTCTGGCAGGCGTGCTTGCTGGCCGCGCTGACCCAGGGCCGGGATCTGCTCTTGCGAAACGTGGATTCCGAAACGATTCGCCACCGCGAAGACTTGGTTGGCGAAAATTCCGCCAGCGACTTTTTGCTCCTCATGCGCGTCTGGCGACACACTTACGCCAGCGACTTCCGTCCCGAAACCTGCCGCCAACTTGGCGTGCATGCTGCCACCGCACGGCAGGTTGGTCCGCTATTCGAGCAGTTCCTCGAGATCGCGCGCCGTGAAGGCCTCGACACCACGCAGCGCCAAGTCTCCAACACTGCCTTGCATAAATGCATTCTGATTGGCTTCAGCGACCGCGTGGCCCGCCGCTTGGACTCTGGGACGCTGCGCTGCGAGCTGGTCCATGGCCGGCGCGGGACGCTGGCTCGCGAAAGCATGGTCCGGCAGAATCAGTTGTTCGTTGCCGCCGAGGTTCGCGAGGTAGGAGGTAATGACAAGGGGGTGCAGACGCTTCTAAGCCTGGCGACCGCGATAGAAGAGGAATGGCTGCGAGAGCTGTTTCCTGACGACCTCTCAGCTGCGCAACGAGTCTACTACGATGCAAACACTCGACGTGTATTGGCAGAGGAACAGGTTCGCTTTCGTGACCTGGCCATTGGCACTCGTCGTGTCGAATCGCCTCCTGCAGACGCCGCCGCCGGCTTGCTGACCGATGAAGTGCTTGCTGGCCGGCTCATCCTCAAGGACTGGGACGAGACCGTCGAGCAATGGATTCTCCGCCTCAACCTGCTCAGCCAATGGTGCCCGGAACTCACCCTCCCCCACATCGGCCAAGAGGAACGTCGTCACTTGGTCGAGCAGGTTTGCCATGGTTCCTTCACCGGCAAGGACCTCAAAGACAAACCGATCAAGTCCATCGTGCACAGCTGGCTTACGTCCGCCCAGCAGGCGCTAGTGGTCAAACACGCCCCTGAACGCCTCGCCCTCTCCAATGGTCGCCCCGCGAAGGTCGTGTATGAGCCGGGTAAACTGCCCCACATTGCCCTGCGCATCCAGCAACTCTTTGGGGTGAACACTACTCCCTTGATCGCGATGGGCCGTGTGCCGGTGCTGTTGCACATCCTTGCCCCGAACAATCGCCCTGTGCAAATCACCCAAGATCTCCGCGGCTTTTGGCGCGAGCATTATCCGAAGATCAAACAGGAACTGCGGCGCAAGTATCCCAAGCACGAATGGCGCTGA
- the ispF gene encoding 2-C-methyl-D-erythritol 2,4-cyclodiphosphate synthase, translating into MVHVGIGYDVHALVEGRKLILGGVEIPHSKGLEGHSDADVLMHAICDAILGAMGEADIGHYFPNTDARWKGAQSRIFLNEAARLVGLRDGKIINVDATVIAQAPKLFPHIHEMKVHIAGALDLNLRRVGIKATTNECLGFLGREEGIAAMAVASVDLP; encoded by the coding sequence ATGGTTCATGTTGGTATCGGCTACGACGTGCACGCCTTGGTGGAGGGGCGAAAACTTATTCTGGGCGGCGTCGAGATTCCACATTCCAAGGGATTGGAAGGGCACTCAGATGCCGACGTATTAATGCACGCGATCTGCGACGCCATTCTGGGTGCGATGGGCGAGGCGGACATTGGTCATTACTTCCCCAACACGGACGCTCGCTGGAAGGGCGCGCAGAGCCGCATCTTTCTGAATGAGGCGGCGCGGTTGGTCGGGCTGCGGGACGGCAAGATTATCAACGTGGATGCTACAGTAATCGCGCAAGCACCCAAACTCTTCCCGCATATACATGAAATGAAGGTCCATATCGCCGGGGCGCTCGACCTGAACCTCCGGCGCGTCGGGATTAAGGCAACAACCAATGAGTGTCTTGGTTTTCTCGGCCGGGAAGAGGGCATAGCGGCCATGGCGGTGGCCAGTGTGGATTTGCCGTGA
- a CDS encoding gamma-glutamyl-gamma-aminobutyrate hydrolase family protein (Members of this family of hydrolases with an active site Cys residue belong to MEROPS family C26.) — protein sequence MSKPPLILISPSVERKGDEFGDLSVCLSETYQRALMGVGCLPLALPALASRELIAEGVRHCDGVLLTGGDDVDPRLYGKALPRRLRQKVTLTPDGGARDWREVVLIDEVFRQRKPLLAICRGQQILNVALGGTLLADIPSLRPGAINHRRHDRRSKIVHEVLLTPASLLAKITAGLRLGVNSTHHQAVARVAGPLMVAGVSGDGIIEALELKPGAAEILPFLLSVQFHPERLVDRHPEHQAIFGAFAQACGRKGKHYLYEGQDSDC from the coding sequence ATGAGCAAACCACCACTGATCCTCATCTCACCGAGCGTCGAAAGGAAGGGAGACGAATTCGGCGATCTCTCGGTCTGCCTTTCGGAGACTTACCAGCGCGCGTTGATGGGCGTTGGGTGCCTGCCGCTTGCTTTACCTGCCTTGGCTTCCCGGGAACTGATCGCCGAAGGCGTGCGCCACTGTGACGGCGTCCTGCTGACGGGCGGTGATGACGTGGACCCGCGCCTTTACGGGAAGGCATTGCCGCGTCGTTTGCGGCAGAAGGTGACCTTGACGCCGGACGGCGGGGCGCGGGATTGGCGCGAGGTGGTTCTGATTGACGAAGTTTTCCGGCAGCGCAAACCGCTGCTGGCTATTTGCCGAGGCCAGCAAATCCTGAATGTGGCCCTGGGCGGCACACTTCTGGCAGATATTCCCAGTCTAAGGCCCGGCGCGATCAACCATCGGCGGCACGATCGGCGCAGTAAAATAGTGCACGAAGTCTTGTTGACACCGGCTTCATTACTGGCCAAGATTACAGCCGGGCTCAGGCTGGGTGTGAATAGCACACATCACCAGGCTGTTGCACGGGTGGCTGGTCCGTTGATGGTGGCTGGCGTTAGCGGTGACGGGATCATCGAGGCTTTGGAGTTAAAGCCGGGCGCAGCCGAGATACTGCCGTTCCTGTTGAGCGTGCAGTTTCATCCGGAGCGGTTGGTGGACCGGCACCCGGAACATCAGGCGATATTCGGAGCTTTCGCACAGGCCTGCGGCCGTAAAGGCAAACACTACTTATATGAAGGGCAAGATTCTGATTGTTGA